In Sphingobacteriaceae bacterium, the following proteins share a genomic window:
- the dapB gene encoding 4-hydroxy-tetrahydrodipicolinate reductase, protein MNIALIGYGKMGKEIEAIAIKRGHTIVLKVDKDNSGTIGKNDLQKADAAIEFSTPHTVLQNIEKCFDAGVPVVVGTTGWYENFDAIKKMSSEKNGSLFHATNFSLGVNLFFKVNTYLAELMNKYTDYEVSMEEIHHIHKLDKPSGTAITLANQVIEKLERKNKWSIDEKNSNTLFIKDIREGEVPGTHIMKYQSDIDDIEIMHKAHNRKGFALGAVIAAEFLKGKKGIYTMSDII, encoded by the coding sequence ATGAACATTGCATTGATTGGTTACGGCAAAATGGGTAAAGAAATTGAAGCCATTGCCATAAAAAGAGGACACACTATTGTATTAAAAGTGGACAAAGATAATTCCGGTACAATTGGCAAAAACGATTTACAAAAAGCGGATGCGGCTATTGAATTTAGCACACCTCATACCGTTCTCCAAAATATAGAGAAGTGTTTCGACGCGGGAGTACCAGTTGTTGTTGGCACTACAGGTTGGTACGAAAATTTTGATGCCATTAAAAAAATGAGCTCTGAAAAAAACGGAAGTCTTTTTCACGCTACAAATTTTAGTCTGGGTGTGAATCTTTTTTTTAAAGTAAATACCTACTTGGCTGAGTTGATGAATAAATACACCGACTACGAAGTAAGTATGGAAGAGATTCACCACATTCATAAATTAGATAAACCCAGCGGAACGGCCATAACGTTAGCCAACCAGGTAATAGAGAAACTTGAGCGCAAAAATAAATGGAGTATTGACGAGAAAAACTCAAACACTTTATTTATAAAAGACATCCGTGAGGGAGAAGTACCGGGAACGCACATTATGAAATACCAATCAGACATTGATGATATTGAGATTATGCATAAAGCTCACAACCGTAAAGGGTTTGCCCTGGGCGCGGTGATAGCAGCAGAATTTCTGAAGGGTAAAAAGGGGATTTATACGATGAGCGATATCATATGA
- a CDS encoding (2Fe-2S)-binding protein, translating to MAYHWIRIFENQKDFENYIQPNNFVVFELRGEKICITRTDKGFFAVQEKCPHNGASLSKGFCTKENEIVCPLHRYSFDLKTGKSTSGGGYGLKTYPIELKNDGVYVGIQAKWWEA from the coding sequence ATGGCCTATCACTGGATCCGCATATTCGAAAACCAAAAAGATTTTGAAAACTACATTCAACCTAACAACTTTGTTGTGTTTGAATTAAGGGGTGAAAAAATCTGTATCACCAGAACTGATAAAGGTTTTTTTGCCGTGCAGGAAAAATGCCCGCACAACGGCGCCAGCTTAAGTAAAGGCTTTTGCACAAAAGAAAATGAAATTGTTTGTCCGCTTCATCGCTACTCTTTCGATCTCAAAACAGGAAAGTCTACCTCCGGGGGAGGCTACGGGCTAAAGACCTATCCCATCGAACTAAAAAATGATGGGGTATATGTTGGCATACAAGCTAAATGGTGGGAGGCGTAA
- the rbfA gene encoding ribosome-binding factor A, translated as MESLRQQKVNKLLAKELAEIFRSESRNLFGGGFITVTTVRVSPDLSSAKVYVSIMANKDKNTVFKLIETNAKVIRKQLGTIVAKQLRIVPELMFYIDDSLDYAMKIDALLKK; from the coding sequence ATGGAGAGCTTAAGACAGCAAAAAGTAAATAAATTATTGGCAAAGGAATTGGCTGAAATTTTCAGAAGTGAATCACGCAATCTTTTTGGTGGTGGTTTTATAACTGTCACTACCGTGCGCGTAAGTCCCGATTTAAGCTCTGCTAAAGTTTACGTGAGTATTATGGCTAATAAAGATAAGAACACTGTCTTTAAACTAATTGAAACCAATGCTAAGGTTATCCGCAAACAATTAGGAACTATAGTGGCCAAACAATTAAGAATTGTTCCGGAACTTATGTTTTATATCGACGATTCGCTTGACTATGCGATGAAGATAGATGCACTACTTAAAAAATAG
- a CDS encoding antibiotic ABC transporter ATP-binding protein, translating into MIKLFSVFKYIQGYWKYAGWNIGFNVLFSVFSVFSITLIIPFLDLLFEKDASKYNEYVSNFSAGTPQLSIAYLKGWFYATMSNLIVKDGLEPDQLIKGKMEALILICVSIVILTLLKNVCRYMAMFYLAPIRNGVVRDLRNKMYNKALALSLSYYSDERKGDIMSRMTTDVIEIEWSIMQTLEMVFREPLIIIISLAMLIGISPYLTLYVFLLLPVAGIIIGLVNRSLKRNSALGKTFLGSLFNMMEETLGGLKIIKAFTGESYLKNKFENINQEYYKLQVNVYRRTDLGSPLSETIVIAILMVILFIGGGMALYSKGLTSAEFIGYFAVASQILAPIKQITQAYNNIQKGLASEERIEKILHAEVSIKNALNAKSISSFDTKIEFKDVSFAYIKGDEGYILKNINLGIAKGKTIALVGQSGSGKTTLADMIPRFYDTDLGEILIDGVPVKQIDIDSLRKQIGIVTQESILFNDTILNNIAFGIDHADEAAVIAAAKIANAHDFILQQPNGYQTNVGDRGGKLSGGQRQRLSIARAILKNPPILILDEATSALDTESERLVQDALSNLMKNRTSIVIAHRLSTIANADEIIVMHKGEIIERGNHSTLIALNGTYKKLCDMQSFK; encoded by the coding sequence ATGATCAAACTATTCTCGGTTTTTAAATACATACAAGGGTATTGGAAATATGCTGGATGGAATATTGGGTTTAATGTTTTATTCTCTGTTTTTTCTGTATTTTCTATCACGCTAATCATTCCTTTTCTGGATCTTCTTTTTGAGAAAGACGCCTCAAAATACAATGAGTATGTAAGTAATTTTAGTGCGGGTACGCCCCAGCTGAGTATAGCGTATTTAAAAGGATGGTTCTACGCTACCATGTCTAACCTGATCGTGAAAGACGGACTTGAACCCGATCAACTCATTAAAGGAAAAATGGAAGCTTTGATTTTAATTTGCGTGTCAATTGTTATTCTTACTCTTTTAAAAAATGTTTGTCGTTACATGGCCATGTTTTACCTGGCTCCTATACGAAATGGCGTTGTAAGAGACCTACGCAACAAAATGTATAACAAAGCACTGGCTTTATCTCTTTCTTATTACAGCGACGAAAGGAAGGGAGACATTATGAGCAGGATGACAACCGACGTTATCGAAATAGAATGGAGCATTATGCAAACCCTTGAAATGGTTTTTCGCGAACCACTCATCATCATTATTTCTTTAGCCATGCTAATTGGTATTAGTCCTTATTTAACGCTTTACGTTTTTCTGTTGTTGCCTGTAGCCGGTATAATCATTGGTCTTGTAAACCGTTCCTTAAAAAGAAATTCTGCTCTTGGTAAAACCTTTTTAGGAAGTTTGTTTAACATGATGGAAGAAACTTTGGGAGGATTAAAAATCATTAAAGCTTTCACAGGCGAATCCTACCTGAAAAATAAATTCGAAAACATTAACCAGGAGTATTATAAATTACAGGTAAATGTTTACAGAAGAACAGATCTTGGATCACCCTTAAGTGAAACCATTGTCATTGCTATCTTAATGGTGATTTTATTCATAGGTGGCGGTATGGCGCTTTATAGCAAGGGCCTCACTTCTGCCGAATTTATTGGGTATTTCGCAGTTGCCTCGCAAATTTTAGCGCCGATCAAACAAATTACACAAGCTTATAATAACATCCAAAAAGGACTTGCATCAGAAGAGCGTATTGAGAAAATTTTACATGCGGAAGTCTCTATCAAAAATGCTCTCAATGCAAAAAGCATAAGTTCTTTCGATACTAAAATTGAATTTAAAGATGTTTCTTTCGCTTATATTAAAGGAGATGAAGGCTATATTTTAAAAAACATAAATCTTGGCATTGCAAAAGGTAAAACCATTGCATTGGTTGGGCAGAGCGGCAGTGGGAAAACTACCCTTGCCGACATGATTCCCCGCTTTTATGACACAGATCTTGGCGAGATTTTAATTGATGGAGTGCCAGTAAAACAAATCGACATTGACAGCCTTAGAAAACAAATAGGGATTGTGACGCAGGAAAGTATTTTATTTAACGATACCATTTTAAATAATATTGCTTTTGGCATTGATCATGCAGACGAAGCTGCAGTTATAGCAGCTGCCAAAATAGCTAACGCACATGATTTTATTTTACAACAGCCAAATGGGTATCAAACCAATGTAGGCGACAGAGGAGGCAAACTCAGTGGTGGACAAAGACAAAGATTAAGCATTGCCAGAGCGATACTTAAAAATCCACCCATACTTATTTTGGACGAGGCTACCTCAGCACTGGATACAGAAAGTGAAAGACTGGTTCAGGATGCTTTAAGCAATTTAATGAAAAACCGTACCAGCATAGTCATAGCGCACCGTTTATCAACGATTGCAAATGCGGATGAAATAATCGTGATGCACAAAGGAGAAATTATAGAGCGAGGAAATCACAGCACACTCATTGCGCTTAACGGTACCTACAAAAAACTTTGCGACATGCAGAGTTTCAAATAA
- the rsmI gene encoding 16S rRNA (cytidine(1402)-2'-O)-methyltransferase — MSGQLFIVPTPIGNLEDITLRAINVLKSADLILAEDTRTSSFLLKHLQIEKPLKSYHQHNEHKIVEELVSSLNSGKNIALISDAGTPGISDPGFLLIREAIANGVTIISLPGATAFVPALVNSGLPCNEFSFYGFLPQKKGRQTRLKLLALEEKTFIVYESPFRLVKLLQEFKEHLGAQRKASVSRELTKMFEETKRGTVEELIAFYSAKTVKGEIVVVVQGNKNLEENEENDVE, encoded by the coding sequence ATGAGCGGACAATTATTTATAGTTCCAACCCCTATTGGTAATCTTGAAGATATTACTTTAAGAGCCATTAATGTATTGAAGTCTGCAGACCTTATTTTAGCGGAAGACACACGAACCTCTTCTTTTTTACTGAAGCATTTGCAGATTGAAAAGCCGTTAAAATCTTATCACCAGCACAACGAACATAAAATCGTAGAAGAGTTAGTGTCTTCTTTAAATTCAGGAAAAAATATCGCCCTGATTTCTGACGCAGGTACTCCTGGAATTTCAGATCCGGGCTTCCTTTTAATTCGCGAAGCCATTGCTAACGGTGTTACCATTATTTCTTTACCAGGCGCCACCGCCTTTGTACCGGCACTTGTAAACAGCGGACTTCCCTGCAACGAGTTTAGTTTTTATGGTTTTCTTCCGCAAAAAAAAGGCAGACAAACACGTTTAAAATTACTGGCGTTGGAAGAAAAAACCTTTATCGTTTACGAATCTCCGTTTAGGCTTGTAAAACTATTGCAGGAATTTAAAGAGCATTTGGGTGCGCAAAGGAAAGCCTCTGTGAGCCGCGAACTCACTAAAATGTTTGAAGAAACAAAACGCGGAACAGTGGAAGAGTTAATTGCTTTTTATTCTGCTAAAACTGTAAAGGGTGAGATTGTAGTAGTTGTTCAGGGAAATAAAAACCTGGAAGAAAACGAAGAAAACGATGTCGAATAA
- the corA gene encoding magnesium and cobalt transport protein CorA, translating to MSNKFRDIGAPPGTLVYNGNETSAQVKITLIEYNEYEFLEREFYDFHDCTKHLKDNMVKWINVEGVHDIQLVEKIGKLYDIHPLTLEDIVHIDQRPKFEDYEHYVLAIMKMIFYNKEEVHSEQLSMILVKNTVISFQEPQGGDAFDIIRNRLRQAKGRVRKHGADYLFYALMDAVVDYYFFTIEKIGDKVAKIEEEIITEPRQESLIELYKLKREVIFLRKQVWPLRDMLSNLLRSESDFISPNTQLFFRDLQDHTMRIIDTVENYRDLLSGIMDIYLSTNANKMNEVMKVLTIMSSIFIPVTFIAGVYGMNFENMPELKSPYGYAAVWILMLSVMGGLVIYFKKKKWM from the coding sequence ATGTCGAATAAATTCAGAGATATAGGGGCGCCACCGGGCACACTGGTTTACAATGGGAACGAAACAAGTGCCCAGGTTAAGATCACGCTTATTGAATACAATGAGTATGAATTTTTGGAGCGCGAATTTTACGATTTCCATGATTGTACAAAACATCTCAAGGATAATATGGTCAAATGGATAAACGTAGAAGGTGTGCACGATATACAACTTGTTGAGAAAATTGGTAAGCTTTATGATATCCATCCCCTTACTTTAGAAGACATAGTACATATTGACCAAAGACCCAAATTTGAAGATTACGAGCACTACGTGCTTGCCATCATGAAGATGATCTTTTACAACAAGGAAGAAGTTCATTCAGAACAGCTTTCTATGATCCTGGTAAAAAACACGGTTATTTCTTTCCAGGAACCGCAAGGCGGCGATGCTTTTGATATTATCCGCAATCGCCTGCGACAAGCCAAAGGTCGCGTAAGGAAGCACGGGGCGGATTATTTATTTTATGCATTAATGGATGCTGTTGTAGATTACTATTTTTTTACAATCGAAAAAATAGGCGATAAGGTTGCCAAGATTGAGGAAGAAATTATAACCGAACCGAGGCAGGAATCGTTAATAGAACTCTATAAATTAAAACGTGAAGTGATCTTCCTGCGCAAACAGGTGTGGCCCCTGCGCGACATGCTAAGCAACTTACTGCGTTCTGAATCTGATTTTATTAGTCCCAATACACAATTATTCTTCCGCGATTTACAGGATCATACCATGCGTATTATTGACACGGTAGAAAACTACAGAGACCTGTTAAGTGGTATCATGGATATTTACCTCAGCACAAATGCTAATAAAATGAACGAGGTCATGAAGGTTTTAACCATCATGTCCAGCATTTTTATTCCTGTAACTTTTATTGCGGGTGTGTACGGGATGAACTTTGAGAACATGCCCGAATTAAAATCTCCTTACGGTTACGCAGCTGTTTGGATACTCATGCTGAGCGTAATGGGTGGACTGGTAATTTATTTTAAAAAGAAAAAGTGGATGTAA
- a CDS encoding 50S ribosomal protein L20: MPRSVNHVASRARRKKILNLTKGYWGARGNVWTIAKNTLEKGLTYAYRDRKNKKRTMRGLWIQRINAAVRQHDMSYSEFIGKLNKQGLKLNRKVLADLAMNHPEAFTAVINQVK, from the coding sequence ATGCCAAGAAGCGTCAATCACGTAGCCAGCAGGGCTCGCAGAAAAAAAATCCTTAATTTAACCAAAGGTTATTGGGGTGCAAGAGGAAATGTTTGGACAATAGCCAAAAATACTCTTGAAAAAGGTTTAACTTACGCATACCGCGATCGTAAAAACAAAAAACGTACTATGCGTGGTTTGTGGATTCAACGTATCAATGCAGCTGTTCGTCAGCATGACATGAGTTACTCAGAATTTATTGGAAAATTAAACAAACAAGGTTTAAAATTAAATCGTAAAGTATTAGCTGATTTAGCGATGAATCATCCTGAAGCTTTCACAGCAGTTATAAATCAGGTAAAATAA
- a CDS encoding 50S ribosomal protein L35, with protein sequence MPKMKTNSSAKKRFQLTGTGKIKRKHAYKRHILTKKEKDRKRGLAKTGLVSKQDTPNVKFMLGI encoded by the coding sequence ATGCCAAAAATGAAAACTAATTCCAGTGCTAAAAAGCGATTTCAGCTTACTGGAACAGGTAAAATTAAAAGAAAGCATGCTTACAAACGTCACATCTTAACTAAAAAAGAAAAAGACCGTAAACGCGGTTTAGCTAAGACAGGGCTAGTGAGCAAGCAAGATACACCGAACGTGAAATTCATGTTAGGAATCTAA